Within the Oncorhynchus clarkii lewisi isolate Uvic-CL-2024 chromosome 2, UVic_Ocla_1.0, whole genome shotgun sequence genome, the region AGGAGGATGTAGTATAGATGCAAACATTAGGTAGCTGTGAATTTATGCAGTTAACACTTCTGAGTAGCTTGTTTTGACTAATTAATGAGGTGTGTGTTGGTGCTTTTCCTAATGTAGCCCCCAATGTCCCTGTTGAAATCAAATTTGTATGTTTTTTATGACAAGTTTACATACCATGTCTCCcaccatgttttttttaatgatgcATGATCTTTTGCAGATTCACTGAATCTCTTGGAAAAGGCTAAACTCACTGTGTGCTGTATGAAGTCTCAGCGCAGACTTGATTTGTAATGAAGTGTGCATACACATCCCACTGGGCATACACtcgttgaatcaacgttgtttccacgtcatttcaatgaaattacattgaaccaacatggaatagatgttgaattgatgtctgtgcccagtgggatgatgGAGTTGGCAAACTGCAGCCACTTGGAATCCACACATTTGGTGGAATTTTGGTTTTTGTTACACTTGAAGTCAGAGTTATTTGATGGAAATAAATGCTCAATTTGTCTCGAGACACTGAAAAAACATGGAAAAACTCAAAGAATGCTGCAGGGCTTTTTTGGATTATAGGAGTCTAAAGACTGGCCATTGCATAGGTTATTGTTTAAAGGTTTCAAACACACAGATAAGACTGTATAACACCTACTTTTCCTGTTTGTTTAGTACATTAATTGTTCAACACAATGTTTAGTGATTGGATGAACAGTCCATTGTGGGTATTGGTTTGCCATTGTTGTGTGATCTATGGTCCTAATgttttcttctcctctctacagTGAGTCTGCAGTGTAAGATCCTCAAGTGTAACTCAGAGTTTTGGGCCTCCACCTCAAGCTCTGGCCCGGAGGAGGAGTTCTGTACGGCACTGCGGGCGTACAACAACTGTGTACGCCGCACCGCGCGCACTTGCAGAGGCGACCTGGCCTACCACTCAGCCCAACATGGCATAGAGGACCTCATGAGTCAACACAACTGCTCTAAGGAGGGACCTACAACCCAGCCTCGAGCCCGGACCCCCgctccacccccaccaccacagcTCCAGCCTGACAGCCAGGAGCGCTCCGATGGGCCGGAGCAGTGTCACTACGAACGCAGCCTTCCTCGCCATTCCTCGCCACCCAACTACACCCACTGCGGCTTCTTTGGAGACCCACACCTCCGTACCTTCAGCGATGACTTCCAGACCTGCAAGGTGGAGGGAGCCTGGCCACTTATCCATAACAAATACCTGTCTGTTCAGGTGACCAACACACCTGTCGTGCCTGGCTCCTCTGCTACGGCCACCAGCAAGGTGAGATTagcctctacatctctctatcaTCTTGAATCAATGTGATATTGACTGTATGTTGGGTACACCACAGTTACAGTGTCTGGTGATGCTTGACATTGCTACTGATCCAAGTATTCTGTGATTATTTCATTGCTACAGACTGAATCCTTGAAAAACTACTCTATTGAATTAGAATTTCACAACTTTCCTTATCATAGAAATACCAACAGACCTTGCAGAACGTCTGATAACACTTGTCTTCTCACCACTGTGGAGGAGTGTAGACATGCATCTAAGTAGAGAACAAAAAGATAGCAAAAAGatacatgtaactgccaaaataatggaaacacttgagcaaatgaaggatacaaagtatattgaaagccgGTGCTTgaacacaggtgtggttcctgagttaattaagcaattaacatgccatcatgcttagggtcatgtacaTAAATGTTGGGcatgcaggccattattttggctaccatagcCATTTTAGGAAAGGGAAAGTTTTGTTGTCTCCTGAGCAAGGCTGCTACTCCTCTATTTGACCCTTTTCTTACTAAAGAATGCCCTTTCAGGTCATTACCTGAGAATATTTTTTGCTTTGTTTGAAACACTGAATGGAATCTTGTTGGACAAATTGTACTGCAGTGATTTATTTGTAAGAGCTCTCAAATCAAGAAATATTATCTTAAGTAAGACCTTCGTATGTAAGAGGTTATGGGCCTCTTTAATGTGGCCAGAGAAGTAGGAGCAGCCGTGGGAATGTTTTACTGTGGACTCTGGTTAATGTTTGGATCAGTTCCATCGCAGACCAATAGGCAATACACAGAACAATTGTTGGGATCCTGATAAGGTTTACAAATGATATGCCAGTATTATACCCGCAGTATAAACATCATGTGGACAGCCAAGTCGAATTTTAGGCCCACCCTATGTGTAGCAGTCCATACCCTAGCATTGTGTGTATGTTAGTTAGAAACTGTTGTTTTAACTAAGTGCTCAAGCCATGCAGGAAACTGCAGATATTTTCTGCACATTAGTTGGCCCTGATACCTCATAAATTATCATTGTTTTGTTTCTACAGTACATTGGACGGCCTGGAGGGCCACCCCAGAAATGTATTTCATTTGAACATGAGGTGAAAACAAAGATCCCTGAGCATTTGTAGTCTGCAAAGTCATTTAATATTAGGTCCACATTTGGTATGATTTTGGCAGTCGTGGTTGTGTGACCAATAGGCCTCCCTCCGTGCACTGTATCCTGACTGCAGGGTTTACACTGACATTTTGTCCTCAAtcacataaagagagagaccaattTTCCATCATCAGACCTAATGATGCACTTTCAGCATTCTGGCTTTTTTCTGTGTGCTTAAGGTAATGATATTTTTACACAGCTGTACTTGGAAGCAAATTACACAGCTTTTGAAGTTATTCAGTCTGGACAAAGGGAAAACAAGGCAAAAGCCTATGCCACCTGTACaaacaagactgggtatttctgTAGCTCTGTTTCATATGGGCTCCTGCTGCAGTGTATGGAATGGTCTGTTGTATGCACTACCTTCATTCAAGGGATGGGTTGATGAAACAGTTTGTTTCTTTATGCACAGGGGTTTTGTAGAGGTTTTTTCATGTTCTTAGATCATGTTATCCTTCGAAAAGAGGGGTCAGTGGCAGGTAAAAAAAACTTTGGGGAATGGGGGATTGTGGGGTGGGATGATTGGGGGGTGGGTTGGGGGCTGGGTTGGCAGATGACTTGACTGGGTAATAACAGGGCATTTTGGTGCTCTACTTCCTGCCCCCTATTTGAGATCAGAGCCTATCGGCTGTCCTGGGGTCACTTCTGAGACAACGGCTCACTGGCGTCCTAATGAAATCATGCAAGCAGAGAAGTGACCAGCCTTAGTTAATTAGCCACAGAGCAGAGCACGCTCTCCCATCCTGGCTCAGTGCCACTCCCTGGAGCACAGTTCTGGGGTTCACAGGCAGGTTTTTCACCACTATGAATGGCTCGTCTTTGTGTTTGCACACTGAGGCCCGATTTAACATGGCCTATACCCGTGTTTTCTGAGAGCGTTTACTTTGGCCTCCCCCATGTTGAGGCAGAGCTGAAATGTGACACTGAACTGGGGTGGTGGTGTAGATGGGTCTGCATTATACAACCTACTGGTCTTCTTAATGCCAAAGCAAAAAGATTCCCCTCAGTCATTTGTGTAGCCCTACCACTAACTCTTGTCCACATAAACATGTAAATATAGAGGTTCCATACAGTTTCCATACTGCTGTTCAATGATTTAATAATTTGATGTCTATATGTACCTTGCTATTTTCATCCTCAAAAGGCCTGACACATATTGAAACATATTGGCTATTGTTGTGCTGACTGCTAATTCTAatattctcccctctctcactcggTACAGTTGACAATCATCTTCAAGAACTTTCAGGAGTGTGTGGACCAGAAGATGTACCACGCAGAGACAGACGAGCTGCCTGCGGCGTTCGCCGACGGCTCCAAGAACGGTGGAGACCGCCACGGGGCCAACACGCTGCGCATCGTGGATAAGGTGCCTGGGCAGCATGTGGAGATCCACGCACGCTACATCGGTACAACTATCGTGGTCCGGCAGGTGGGCCGATACCTGACCTTTGCTGTGCGGATGCCAGAGGAAGTAGTGAACTCTGTAGAAGACCGAGACAACCAGGACCTGTATCTCTGCCTTCATGGCTGTCCCGCCAACCAACGTATCGACTTCAGGACATTCAAGGACCGTGCTGTGGAGGGCCACGGCCAGGTCAATAGCAGGACGGGCAGCCAGTCCCATGGGTTTACCTATCAGGCTGCCATGGCCAAGTGTAAAGAGCGCCTCCCAGTGGAAGACCTGTACTTCCAGTCTTGTGTGTTCGATCTGCTTTCCTCTGGGGACATCAACTTCACCATGGCTGCCTACTATGCTTTTGAGGACGTGAAAATGCTCCACTCCAACAAGGACAAATACCACATTTTTGAAAAGGATGCTTTTGGGAGTAATGCAGCACAGAGGGGATCAGATATGTTCTCGCTAGTTCTCAACTGTCTGGCTATGTTGTTGTGGATTGAGTGCTGCTGGGTTCATCTATAGTGCCCTGCCAACATCATCCTCATTATGCTAGCTGTCAGTGGGTGTGAAACAAATCCCTCACCGTGTCATACTTCACCTCTACTGCTCTGTTCTCAGTGGCTGGTGGCCAGTGTAGACAGCAGGGCCGTCCATGCCTCTGAGGGGACACAGCAGCTCATTTGCAATCAAACTCATCCCAGCCCATGGTCTCATCATTGTTGTCATCATGTGTTGACTTACATCTGGGGAAGAGGTGAGCTCTCTGTGCTCCCACCTATCATTGCGTTCATTCAGCTGGTTTAAGGACTGGTCCTTTGATTAAAGGAGCAGTGGTGAGAGAGGAGAACCCAGGAGCCCCAGCACTTTGGATATCCAGCTGGGATTAAATCCTACATTCCCACTGGAACTGCATGCCTATGGGAAGCAAGACGAGATGATCTCTTACAGAAAGAAGAGTTTGCtgatctcctctcctcacttgtGCCAAGCCAGCGGAGCTCTCTGTGGCTCATGGGTCTGGGCTAGAGGACATGACAGGGGCTTTTGTTAATGTCTGTCCAGAAGGAGCTCACTGTTTGATGAGCTTCCAGCTTTGGAAAAGCCGGAGCTTTTTGGAGAAAGTACTCGGGCCAAAAGGATGTCAAAGCAGCGAGTGACAGTCTAGTCTGCTGTGGAGGTTAATAGGTCATAATGGCAGGTCTTTtgtaagattgtgtgtgtgtggttgtgcccCTCTGTGGTTTAGTGTGTCCGCCAGAACAGGCTGTCTTGAATATTGGCGTTTAAAGTGTTAATTATGataaatgtattttttgtatAGGGTGTAATTAAGATGTTCATAAGAAAACAGCCCTTTACAAACTTTACCAAGGGCACAGATAATGCAGAAACCCAGATCACGTTTACAGAGTATATCTCATCCCTTCattcaaccaatcaaccaaccaacatGTACCATGGCCAAGAAATTGATTTCTACAGGTCTTTTGTGAGTTATTTCTCTTTTTCTAGGCAGTCAACAGTTCCACACAGATGTAGGTATCATGGCCATGTATTTGGTTTGAGAAAGATAGTCTTTCTGACCACTCTGTAGAGAGCAGAAAGTAggtcctgtatcagaggaggctggtgggaggagctataggaggacgggctcattggaATGGAATAGCTGTCAAATCCAAAAGCAGCACCCGGCGTTATACCTGTTGCGTACATTGCCATTGGATGCGCCGAGTCGCATTAGTAGAAATCCTATGCAGCTGTTTCAAGTTCGAACACTTGCATGTGTGATGTAGAGCGGGTtaatgcttgatctgattgaatctaagCCTAAGTATTTTAACTTTTGATTGTGTAGAATGCTGGAAGGTGCTACATGATCTTAGTGGATAGACATATTCATATTCAGCAGCATATGGCAAAGATGTTGTCAGTTTTCGGTTTTGAATTGTACCTCTAGTCATATGCAGGACCCGTGTGATGTGCATACATCTACAGTGCAATTTTGATTTGTTGTAGTTTTCCAATTGCATTGTTTGTGTTCATAGTAATAATGTAATTCACCAGTAAGCCTAAATCTTGAGGCTGAGGTACTAATACCCCGAAGGCCTGCTATTTATGAACAAGACATTTAACCTACATTCTGATTTGATCtttattttaattatttgttGTATACCGAAGTAAAGCTCAAAGGATAGAACCTTGTCCGACGATTTGCTTCATTTTTCCCCTTCCTATTTCATCTCGGtagaatatatttagatttgaCCATTCCCTTAGTACTAATCTATTCAACAACTTAACAAGGTAATATATCCCTACACTGAAGTGTTTGGCAGGCCTAACTACATGTACTGGTGCAGTTTGTTCTTAGTCTGGCAAAAAAGTTGTTCAAATAAACAAACATGATTGTAACATTGAATCTTGTTTTTATAGATGTAACTTGTATTTTGAGTTTTCTATATGGTTCTACATGTGTAATGTGAGATTGTATATACGTTTGTGTGTAAAATATTGTATTTTATCTGTATTGAATTTCACTACAGTTTTGAATATGAGAAAGGGTTTGGTGAATgtaacctttttttttaaataatttgatgAAAACGTGAACACCACATCACAAAGCTGTAGGGTCTTTAGGGGATAGTGTTCAGCTATCTATCAATGGCAGGGATCCTATCCTGGTTACTGTAGTTTCAGAGCATTCATTTTCTTGCTCAGGAGCAGACACAAGTTAACCTGGATTCCATCCAGGTGGATATCTAAAAAGGGAATACAAGAAAGTGTCCCTTTTTTTGGTGTTCATGTTTTTAATTTTAAAGCACTTTATGTTCTTTTCACTTAGCTCTTACTTGGTTTGAACTTGATTGTGAATAGAGGTTGTCAGATTTGTAACGGTAGAAAATATGGCATTTAAACACTTGGCCGAATGGCAGAAGCCAGAAAGATCAAACTGTGTTTGAATGTAGGACACAAGCGGTGTGACACACCAACTGTTTATATTGTAAATTATTTATTAAATAAAAGATGTGTCTTGCTAACTTTTGGGTGATGTCTCTATGTTGTGATAAACCTCTTACTTTGTTTCATAGTGATAACAAACACTGACCAATGAGgagctttttttttttatgatcTAGATTTCCAGTGGAGGAGGTTAGGCTACTTGATTTGCTTCGTTACACTGCCACCTGGTGTAAGCATTGTGTAAGGATatgaatacataaaaaaaaaacagccctgGGGAGCCCTGACATTCTTATCATACAACAGTGCTTGATAAACCATAATAATCCAGGTGGATGCTTGTAGTGATAGCCATGTATGTTTTATGTATTAGCATAATTGTTGTGGGGAGGATCAAGATCACCAAAGGCAAAGACATTTATTATAATCAGATCGTTTTAGGCTGAGGCCCAATTATAAGTGTCAGACTGTTATGGCTTCCGCATGCTTTGGTTTGTCTGGCGCCTACTAGGTGAACCGAACAAGTGCGCTCGCATAATTCCtttaaaagaccttcgcttgaaaaccATGAAAAAGTGTCAATAGCAGTTTGTCTGTGTTGAGACGCAATAGTCGGTATAGACTTACTCAAAATAGTCAATCTAAGATGACTCAAGAAATTTGTTGCGCAATCTTGCATTAAAatatttggtgcagtatttcttacGTTAAAcatgtgcatgaaaacgagtcaTCTATCTCAATGACAACACTTAGTTGAAGAATTCCTACTATGGACCAACGTTGACTTCAGCTACCGAAATTCGGTTTGCCTCAAGAAATGTTTGTGTGCACGAACAGCCGAAAAAACCCTAGTCTGAGGGCCAAAactaatatgtatatatatatatatatatatatatatatacatatatacacacacacacacacacacacacacacagtatcagtcagaagtttggacacacttgtTCCAgcgtttttctttctttttactattttctacattgtaaaatgatagagaagacatcaaaactatgaaataacacatatggagtcatgtagtaaccaaaaaagagttaaacaaaactctctctcaaccagcttcatgaggtagtcacctggaattcatttcaattaacaggtgtgccctgttaaaagggaatttgtggaatttctttccttttttaatgcatttgagccaatcagttgtgttgtgacaaggtagggctggtaaacataagatagccctatttggtaaaagtccaagtccgtattatggcaagaacatctcaaataaacaCAGAAACGACAGTCCCTCGTTACTAtacgacatgaaggtcagtcaatctggaacatttcaagaacttagaTAGGTTCATCAactgcagtcacaaaaaccatcaagcactatgatgaaactggctctcatgaggactgccacaggaaaggaagacctagagttacctcattagagttaactgcacctcagattgcagcccaaataaatgcttcacagagttcacacatctcaatatcaactgttcagaggagactgtgtgaatcaggccttcatagttgaattgctgcaaagaaaccactactaaaggacaccaataataagaagagacttgcttgggccaagaaacaatgGACAATAGACTGGtcaaaatctgtcctttggtctgatgagtccaaatttgagatgtctttgtgagatgcagagtaggtgaacggatgatctctgcatgtgtggttcccatcgtgacgCATGTGTgatgatgctttgctggtgacactgtcagtgatttatttagaattccaggcacactcaaccagcatggctaccacagcattctacagcgatactccatcccatctggtttgtgctcagtgtttttgtttttcaacaggacaatgacccaacacaacaagctgtgtaagggctatatgaccaaggagagtgatggagtgctgtatcagatgacctgcccttcacaatcacccgacctcaacccaattgagatagtttgggatgagttggacggcagagtgaaggaaaagcatatgtgggaacttcaagactgttggaaaagcattccaggtgaagctagttgagagaatgccacaagtgggcaaagctgtcaaggcaaagggtggctaccttgaagaatctcaaatataaaatatatttagatttgcttaatacttttttgttactacataatttcatatttgttatttcatagtgctgtcttcgctattattctacaatgtagaaaatagataAAATAAAGAAactattgaatgagtaggtgtccaaaattTTTACTggtacacacagttgaagtcggaagttttcatacaccttagccaaatacatttaaactcggtttcACAATTTATGACATTTAATCCTGATAAAAAAATCCctcttttaggtcagttaggatcaccacgttattttaagaatgtgaaatgtcagaataatagtagagagaattatttatttcagcttttatttctttcatcacattcccagtgggtcagaagtttacatacactcaattagtatttggtagcattgcctttaaattgtttaacttgggtcaaacgtgtcaggtagccctccacaagcttcccacaataagttgggtgaattttggcccattcctcctgacagagctggtgtaactgagtcaagtttgtaggcctccttgctcgtacacactttttcagttctgcccacaaaatttccataggattgaggtcagggctttgtgatggcaacaccaataccttgactttgtccttaagccattttggaacaactttggaagtgtgcttggggtcattgtccatttggaacacccatttgcgaccaagctttaacttcctgactgatgtcttgagatgttgcttcaatatatccacttaattttcccctcatgatgccatctattttgtgaagtgcaccagtccctcctgcagcaaagcacccccacaacatgatgtagCTACCGacatgcttcacgtttgggaaggtgttcttcggcttgcaagcctcaccctttttcctccaaacataatggtcaACATGGCCAAacagctatttttgtttcatcagaacagaggacatttctccaaaaagtacgatctttgtccctatgtgtagctgcaaaccatagtctggcttttttatggcggttttggagaagtggattcttccttgctgcgcagcctttcaggttatggtgATATAGGcctcgtttaactgtggatatagatacttttgtacccgtttcctccagcatttttgCAAGCTCTTTTGCTGCtgtttgggattgatttgcacttttcgcaccaaagtacgttcatttctaggagagaatgcgtctccttcctgagcggtatgacggatgcgaggtcccatggtgtttatacttgcctactattgtttgtacgggtgaacgtggtaccttcaggtgtttggaaatttctcccaaggatgaaccagacctgcgGTGTACAATCTTTTTtactgaagtcttggctgatttcttttgatttccccatgatgtcaagcaatgaggcactgaattcgaaggtaggccttgaaagtcatccacatgtacacctccaattgactcaaatattgtcaattagcctatcagaagcttctatagccatgacaattttctggatttttccaagctgtttaaaggcagtcgaCTTAGTGTATgcacatttctgacccactggaattgtgatacagtgaatgtgaaataatctgtaaacaatttttggaaaaattacgtgtcatgcacaaagtagttgtcctaacagacttgccaaaactacagtttgttaacaagacatttgtggagtagttgaaaaatgagttttaatgactccaacctaagtgtatgtaaacatccgacttcaactggacATACATACACAAACTTGTCATAATATAGGCAAGAACTGTCCCAGATGCGAACCAATGTGGATGGACGCCTTTAGGTCTTAGACTATACTGGATGAAAAAAACAACAGTGAACATATGTTTTATAATGTAGCAAAGTTTAATACATATGTCTATAAACATATTGACAGTATATTTCACATGGAGTGGCTTTCTCACAAATATAAATTATTTAGGCTTGTTTTCAAAAACACAACTCCAGGGACTGTAGCGTGGAGAAAAGGAAGGTGGTGTTGGTTGGCTATTCCTTCTATCAGATATGCCCACAGAGGACATAACACTGATTCATCTGTGTAAATAATTTTTCCCAATATCTTTTGGGGAGTTGCAGAAGAACATGACAAACAATATCATTTTGTTCCCACCACCAGTCTTCGCTTAACAAGCATGCCACGTTACACAATCATCCATTGAGAACAATCTCAAAAAAATGACTGTTTAATACTGCATCATCTCTGTAGAAGAGTACAGTAAATGTCCATAacccatcccactgggcacacacactggttgaatcagttgtttccatgtcatttcaatgaaattacattgaattgACATGTGTCCAGTAGGATATACAGTATGAAAATATACACAGAAATAAGGCACAAATGGAGAAGCACACCAGAAATCATAAGAACCACAGCAGGGCCAGTCTCTGGTTTGGCACTAAAACAGAATGACCAATAACAGCTTGTCATCAACCACATCCGTAAACACTCAAGTGTACCTTAGAAAATCGATCAGTGGTTACACTGCTGTCACTGGGAATCACATAACTATAGAAAATGAAAAAATTATTTCCAGATTCTTCTCAAACATAGCGCAATACT harbors:
- the LOC139371895 gene encoding repulsive guidance molecule A-like isoform X1 encodes the protein MQSQRERREVRPRAGWTVMGKGVAGPSALEVGKILVLFLCLFPSVSLQCKILKCNSEFWASTSSSGPEEEFCTALRAYNNCVRRTARTCRGDLAYHSAQHGIEDLMSQHNCSKEGPTTQPRARTPAPPPPPQLQPDSQERSDGPEQCHYERSLPRHSSPPNYTHCGFFGDPHLRTFSDDFQTCKVEGAWPLIHNKYLSVQVTNTPVVPGSSATATSKLTIIFKNFQECVDQKMYHAETDELPAAFADGSKNGGDRHGANTLRIVDKVPGQHVEIHARYIGTTIVVRQVGRYLTFAVRMPEEVVNSVEDRDNQDLYLCLHGCPANQRIDFRTFKDRAVEGHGQVNSRTGSQSHGFTYQAAMAKCKERLPVEDLYFQSCVFDLLSSGDINFTMAAYYAFEDVKMLHSNKDKYHIFEKDAFGSNAAQRGSDMFSLVLNCLAMLLWIECCWVHL
- the LOC139371895 gene encoding repulsive guidance molecule A-like isoform X2, producing the protein MGKGVAGPSALEVGKILVLFLCLFPSVSLQCKILKCNSEFWASTSSSGPEEEFCTALRAYNNCVRRTARTCRGDLAYHSAQHGIEDLMSQHNCSKEGPTTQPRARTPAPPPPPQLQPDSQERSDGPEQCHYERSLPRHSSPPNYTHCGFFGDPHLRTFSDDFQTCKVEGAWPLIHNKYLSVQVTNTPVVPGSSATATSKLTIIFKNFQECVDQKMYHAETDELPAAFADGSKNGGDRHGANTLRIVDKVPGQHVEIHARYIGTTIVVRQVGRYLTFAVRMPEEVVNSVEDRDNQDLYLCLHGCPANQRIDFRTFKDRAVEGHGQVNSRTGSQSHGFTYQAAMAKCKERLPVEDLYFQSCVFDLLSSGDINFTMAAYYAFEDVKMLHSNKDKYHIFEKDAFGSNAAQRGSDMFSLVLNCLAMLLWIECCWVHL